A genomic stretch from Desulfohalobium retbaense DSM 5692 includes:
- a CDS encoding pyridoxal phosphate-dependent aminotransferase: protein MRIATRLSQIKPSPTLGLNAQIQEMKAEGRSVVSLAVGEPDFPTPAHVCQAAKAAVDEGFTGYTAVPGMPSLRQAVAGYYQTQYQVQAQADNTIVSNGGKQVLYNLLQALVEPGDEVLLPVPYWVSYPPLVALAGGIVQEVPSTAADDFLVTADQLEACRTPQSRFLILNTPSNPTGSHYSQQQLDALIEWALSHDIFVICDEIYDQLIYPPAGPATASRWWQQAPDKIAVVNGLSKSFAMTGWRIGFGLAHADLIKAMTKLQGQSTSNICSIAQRAAEAALTGTWDQVRTMRDSFAKRRDLALEYIAAWPGTTCPRPAGAFYLFPHLGDCLEGSAIPDSAALASHILEQTGIAVVPGSAFGDDACLRLSYAVDETTLTDALERIGKVLQQL from the coding sequence ATGCGCATCGCCACACGCCTGTCTCAGATCAAACCTTCCCCCACCCTCGGCCTCAACGCCCAAATCCAGGAGATGAAAGCGGAGGGCCGTTCCGTTGTCAGCCTCGCCGTGGGCGAACCGGACTTTCCCACGCCGGCGCACGTTTGCCAGGCTGCCAAGGCCGCTGTGGACGAGGGATTTACAGGCTATACCGCGGTGCCAGGCATGCCCTCGCTGCGCCAGGCAGTGGCTGGATACTACCAGACCCAATACCAGGTGCAGGCCCAGGCGGACAACACCATCGTCAGCAACGGCGGCAAGCAGGTCCTCTACAATCTCCTCCAGGCCTTGGTCGAACCGGGTGACGAAGTCCTGCTCCCGGTCCCCTACTGGGTGAGTTATCCCCCGCTGGTCGCTCTTGCCGGCGGCATCGTCCAGGAGGTCCCCAGTACAGCCGCGGACGATTTCCTGGTCACCGCAGACCAATTGGAGGCCTGCCGCACCCCGCAAAGCCGTTTCCTCATCCTCAACACCCCGTCGAACCCTACCGGCAGCCACTACAGCCAACAGCAGCTCGACGCGCTGATCGAATGGGCGCTCAGTCACGATATCTTCGTCATTTGCGACGAAATCTACGACCAGCTCATCTATCCACCAGCCGGACCGGCTACTGCAAGCCGCTGGTGGCAGCAGGCCCCGGATAAAATCGCTGTGGTCAACGGGTTGTCCAAAAGTTTTGCCATGACCGGGTGGCGGATCGGTTTCGGGTTGGCTCACGCCGATTTGATCAAGGCCATGACCAAACTGCAAGGCCAATCCACATCCAATATCTGCTCCATCGCCCAACGAGCCGCAGAAGCCGCCCTGACTGGCACCTGGGACCAGGTGCGGACCATGCGCGACTCCTTTGCCAAACGGCGCGATCTGGCCCTGGAATATATTGCCGCCTGGCCGGGAACCACGTGCCCCCGCCCGGCCGGGGCCTTTTACCTCTTCCCCCACCTTGGCGACTGCCTGGAAGGGTCCGCTATCCCGGATTCGGCGGCGCTGGCTTCACACATCCTGGAACAGACCGGCATTGCCGTGGTGCCCGGCAGCGCGTTTGGCGACGACGCCTGCCTGCGCCTGTCCTATGCCGTCGACGAAACCACATTGACCGACGCCCTGGAGCGCATCGGAAAGGTCCTGCAGCAACTCTAG
- a CDS encoding 4Fe-4S dicluster domain-containing protein, which produces MKILRALRMERCIGCYSCSLACARLVHGSLSWKRSGIRIHSAGGLSTGFEAQVCLACDPAPCAEACPTGAMRQRKGGGVVYTKSLCIQCGDCARACPVDAIYMDPETNAPVVCIHCGRCVEFCPHDCLEMVTVPSASKEDPHAY; this is translated from the coding sequence ATGAAGATTCTCCGTGCCCTGCGCATGGAACGGTGTATCGGATGTTATTCCTGCTCGTTGGCCTGTGCCCGCCTGGTCCACGGCAGCCTGTCCTGGAAGCGTTCCGGCATCAGGATCCACTCCGCCGGGGGCTTGAGCACCGGATTTGAAGCGCAGGTCTGCCTGGCCTGTGATCCCGCCCCGTGTGCCGAGGCCTGTCCCACCGGGGCCATGCGCCAGCGCAAGGGCGGCGGGGTGGTCTACACAAAATCGCTGTGCATCCAGTGCGGCGATTGTGCCCGGGCCTGCCCGGTGGACGCCATCTATATGGACCCGGAGACCAATGCCCCGGTGGTCTGCATCCATTGCGGCCGGTGTGTTGAGTTCTGCCCCCATGATTGCTTGGAGATGGTCACGGTGCCGAGTGCGTCCAAGGAGGATCCCCATGCGTACTAG
- a CDS encoding aldehyde ferredoxin oxidoreductase N-terminal domain-containing protein → MRTSAKILHVDLSSGESDIQEISGREMWLGGCGLAACLFERFGDPAQPPSAPAQPLIFAIGPLTGYFPLQSKVVAGFVSPYTGQYAESHAGGRLGLALRFSGFEALVVTGRASTPSCLIVGSRQLQIKDVHYLWGHDVFSTGKLLRQIHSQHSGHRSILRIGPAGEQGVAYAAINVDTYRHFGRLGAGAVMGGKHLKGIIVAGDASLDLPKERRKSYNETYTQVHHAITGQDVMRKYHDLGTPENLEPLNALQALPWRNLQATNDPAVSSISGETFARDLLLRQTACAGCPVGCIHVGLLRERFGSDHEFFYRQVSYDYEPIFALGSMLGMERASEILTLLEDAERYGLDVISCGVALAWATEALEKGVVTEKETLAPLAFNTLEPYRTALGHLALRSNEFYHALGRGAARAAAEYGGTDFACVLGQEMAGYATGENYFVSQAYGFRHSHLDSGGYAYDQNEGERDVDTAVTALVDDERQRIMVSCMVGCLFARKVYTAEQLQTCLDVLGYSALAAGLEDRAAAVQAKRWALKCATGFDPDTVVIPRRFQEITTWKGAMDPAYMNELGRAYARTIQRMAANAPRWNEE, encoded by the coding sequence ATGCGTACTAGTGCGAAAATTTTGCACGTCGATCTCTCAAGCGGCGAGAGTGATATCCAGGAAATCTCGGGCCGGGAAATGTGGCTCGGCGGCTGCGGTCTTGCGGCCTGCTTGTTTGAACGCTTCGGCGATCCGGCACAGCCCCCGTCTGCCCCCGCCCAGCCGCTGATCTTCGCCATCGGGCCGCTGACCGGGTATTTCCCGCTGCAAAGCAAGGTGGTCGCGGGGTTCGTGTCCCCGTACACCGGTCAGTACGCCGAGAGCCACGCCGGCGGGCGGCTGGGGCTTGCGCTGCGTTTCAGCGGATTTGAGGCCCTGGTCGTGACCGGGCGGGCCTCGACCCCCTCCTGCCTCATCGTCGGCAGCCGGCAGCTTCAGATCAAGGATGTCCATTATCTCTGGGGCCATGACGTCTTTAGCACCGGCAAGCTCCTGCGCCAGATCCACAGCCAGCATTCCGGCCATCGCAGCATCTTGCGCATCGGCCCGGCCGGGGAACAGGGAGTAGCCTACGCGGCGATCAACGTGGATACCTACCGCCATTTCGGACGTCTTGGCGCCGGAGCGGTCATGGGGGGCAAACACCTCAAGGGGATCATTGTGGCCGGGGATGCGAGTCTCGATCTCCCCAAGGAACGCCGCAAATCCTACAACGAGACCTATACCCAGGTGCACCATGCGATCACTGGCCAGGATGTGATGCGCAAATACCACGATTTGGGCACCCCGGAGAATCTCGAGCCGCTCAACGCCCTGCAAGCCCTGCCCTGGCGCAATCTCCAGGCGACCAACGATCCGGCGGTCTCCAGTATCTCCGGGGAAACCTTCGCCCGGGATCTCCTTTTGCGCCAGACGGCCTGTGCCGGGTGCCCGGTGGGGTGTATCCATGTCGGCCTGCTCCGGGAACGGTTCGGTTCAGACCATGAATTTTTCTACCGCCAGGTCAGCTACGATTACGAACCGATTTTCGCCCTGGGCTCCATGCTCGGCATGGAGCGGGCTTCGGAGATCTTAACCTTACTGGAGGATGCCGAACGGTACGGCCTGGACGTGATCTCCTGCGGTGTGGCTCTGGCTTGGGCCACGGAAGCCCTGGAAAAAGGGGTGGTGACCGAAAAGGAGACCCTGGCGCCTCTGGCCTTCAACACCCTGGAGCCGTACCGGACCGCTTTGGGCCATCTTGCCTTGCGTAGCAACGAGTTCTACCACGCCCTCGGCCGGGGAGCGGCCCGGGCGGCCGCAGAGTACGGGGGAACGGATTTTGCCTGTGTTCTGGGCCAGGAAATGGCCGGGTACGCCACCGGGGAAAACTATTTTGTGAGCCAGGCCTATGGGTTCCGCCATTCACACCTCGACAGCGGCGGCTACGCCTATGACCAGAACGAGGGCGAGCGGGACGTGGACACGGCCGTCACGGCCCTGGTGGATGACGAACGCCAGCGGATCATGGTCAGTTGCATGGTTGGCTGCCTCTTCGCCCGCAAGGTCTACACGGCCGAACAGCTCCAGACCTGTCTTGATGTGCTCGGTTACTCTGCGTTGGCCGCAGGGCTTGAAGATCGGGCGGCCGCGGTGCAGGCCAAGCGGTGGGCCCTGAAGTGCGCAACCGGATTTGATCCCGACACGGTGGTCATCCCCCGGCGTTTCCAGGAAATCACCACCTGGAAAGGAGCGATGGACCCAGCGTACATGAACGAACTGGGCCGGGCCTATGCCCGGACTATTCAGCGTATGGCCGCCAACGCGCCCCGCTGGAACGAGGAATAG